The proteins below come from a single Actinomycetota bacterium genomic window:
- a CDS encoding DUF6506 family protein, whose translation MAFVAGFIAHAPDADPEKHRCVIDTGKYRLIVVVVSNQEQALEQSRKMVEEEGIHSILLCPGFTHADVAAIAEAVGGNVGVNVARGDGPSNRIAVQTIAREWGSFPHG comes from the coding sequence ATGGCTTTCGTGGCCGGATTCATCGCTCACGCTCCGGACGCGGATCCGGAGAAGCACCGCTGCGTGATAGACACCGGGAAGTACCGCCTGATCGTGGTAGTGGTGAGCAATCAGGAACAGGCCCTGGAGCAGAGCCGCAAGATGGTGGAGGAGGAGGGCATACACTCCATTCTCCTCTGCCCGGGGTTCACCCACGCCGACGTGGCGGCCATCGCTGAGGCGGTGGGGGGAAACGTGGGAGTCAACGTGGCCCGGGGGGACGGGCCAAGCAACCGCATCGCCGTGCAGACCATCGCCCGGGAATGGGGTTCCTTCCCGCATGGCTGA
- a CDS encoding 4-vinyl reductase, with the protein MIGKLSPYQVKMALKLTDFLDRHPRLVRSLLRPIANAPLLRRYLWVGIRGFMGASAFDCHVIDASNGVVDFGGVKETFYPSCMTTIMRETLVQKVGEEKAEEVIRRIARESVYMEVKFGTEGRWFPRRFLSFMGDSSALEAIRSDPHLLRLVTKGLHLTNRFIHDEGGYGRIEVDLAADPIRITITNSLSARLAGRSDRPVCAASCGMMEGAISYMLGRNFRAREVQCAAMGAPRCVFELSEESTP; encoded by the coding sequence ATGATAGGCAAGCTTTCCCCGTACCAGGTAAAGATGGCTCTCAAGTTGACGGATTTCCTGGACCGGCATCCCCGCCTGGTGAGAAGCCTTCTTCGGCCCATCGCCAATGCGCCCTTGCTTCGGAGATACCTCTGGGTGGGAATAAGGGGATTCATGGGGGCCTCCGCCTTCGACTGCCACGTCATCGATGCCTCCAACGGGGTGGTCGATTTCGGAGGTGTCAAGGAGACCTTCTACCCGTCATGCATGACCACCATCATGCGGGAGACCCTGGTGCAGAAGGTCGGAGAGGAAAAGGCGGAGGAGGTCATCAGGAGAATCGCCCGGGAGTCGGTATACATGGAGGTGAAATTCGGCACGGAGGGCCGCTGGTTCCCGAGGCGGTTTCTCTCCTTCATGGGTGATTCCTCCGCCCTGGAGGCCATAAGGTCGGATCCCCACCTGCTCCGCCTGGTGACCAAGGGGTTGCACCTCACCAACCGCTTTATACATGACGAGGGCGGCTACGGCCGTATCGAGGTGGATCTCGCGGCGGATCCCATCCGGATCACCATCACCAACTCCCTTTCTGCCAGGCTCGCGGGACGTTCCGACAGGCCGGTTTGCGCCGCGAGTTGCGGCATGATGGAGGGCGCCATTAGTTACATGCTTGGAAGGAACTTCCGTGCCAGGGAGGTTCAATGCGCCGCCATGGGAGCTCCGCGTTGCGTCTTCGAGCTGAGCGAGGAGAGCACGCCCTGA
- a CDS encoding methyltransferase domain-containing protein, translated as MPVDSATHYDNITDAWKEFMGDNFHFGYFAGPETELSEAAEAMIERMAEWCDITPDTRVLDVGCGIGTPAFRLHERYGCFVEGISTSERCVRLALEGARERGYDKVRFRVANGMDNGYPDRSFDLVWIMEAAHTMFDKRRLFTECHRVLREGGTLIMCDIMQRKLLSPHKGLLFFLVHLGKYYKLLKAWGPAQLPTMGTYADRLVEAGFGEVAILDITDRVLPTPRLWRENALRALQEKPGAFPEDKVKDFIAGCEILDSFFRDGLFGYGIIKAEKPA; from the coding sequence ATGCCGGTGGACTCTGCGACCCACTACGACAATATCACCGACGCCTGGAAGGAATTCATGGGGGACAATTTTCACTTCGGCTACTTCGCCGGGCCGGAAACGGAACTCTCCGAGGCCGCCGAGGCCATGATCGAGAGGATGGCCGAGTGGTGCGACATAACCCCGGACACCCGGGTGCTGGACGTGGGTTGCGGTATAGGCACGCCGGCCTTCCGCCTCCACGAGAGGTACGGGTGCTTCGTGGAGGGCATCAGCACCAGCGAACGGTGCGTGCGCTTGGCCCTGGAGGGAGCCCGGGAGCGGGGATACGACAAGGTGCGTTTCCGGGTGGCCAACGGCATGGACAACGGATATCCCGACCGATCATTCGACCTGGTCTGGATAATGGAGGCCGCCCACACCATGTTTGACAAGCGCAGGCTCTTCACCGAGTGCCATCGCGTCCTCCGCGAGGGAGGTACGCTGATCATGTGCGATATCATGCAACGCAAGCTGCTCTCGCCGCACAAGGGGCTGCTTTTCTTTCTGGTCCACCTGGGAAAATATTACAAGCTACTCAAGGCCTGGGGTCCCGCTCAGCTCCCCACCATGGGCACCTACGCCGACCGCCTGGTGGAGGCGGGCTTCGGGGAAGTGGCCATCCTGGACATCACGGACCGGGTACTTCCTACCCCCAGGCTCTGGAGGGAAAATGCCCTTCGCGCCCTGCAGGAGAAACCGGGCGCGTTCCCCGAGGACAAGGTGAAGGATTTCATCGCCGGGTGCGAGATCCTGGACTCCTTTTTCCGGGACGGTCTCTTCGGGTACGGCATCATCAAGGCCGAGAAACCCGCTTGA
- a CDS encoding cobalamin-dependent protein (Presence of a B(12) (cobalamin)-binding domain implies dependence on cobalamin itself, in one of its several forms, or in some unusual lineages, dependence on a cobalamin-like analog.), giving the protein MGEHLEGVSRALAELDPDADIAAMVEEALRAGEKAGDILRAMSEGMVEVGRRFEAGEYYLADLVLAGEEMKEGLKMLEPHLEVGDTGKKGTVVLCTVKGDIHDIGKNLVGTMLKSAGFRVVDLGVDVPAERVVEAARSESAFAVGLSVLLTTMTGSIGEVVEALRRAGLRDGVKVAIGGACTTPEMVERYGVDALGRDAVEAVRIFSEWAA; this is encoded by the coding sequence ATGGGAGAGCACCTGGAAGGAGTTTCCAGAGCCCTGGCAGAACTGGACCCGGACGCGGATATCGCCGCCATGGTTGAGGAGGCGCTGCGAGCGGGCGAGAAGGCCGGGGATATCCTGAGGGCCATGAGCGAGGGCATGGTGGAGGTCGGGAGGCGCTTCGAGGCCGGCGAATACTACCTGGCCGACCTGGTCCTGGCCGGGGAGGAGATGAAGGAGGGCCTGAAGATGCTGGAGCCCCACCTGGAGGTGGGGGATACTGGAAAGAAGGGAACGGTGGTCCTGTGCACCGTGAAAGGTGACATCCACGACATCGGGAAGAACCTGGTAGGAACCATGCTCAAAAGCGCCGGTTTCCGGGTGGTCGACCTGGGCGTGGACGTCCCGGCGGAGAGGGTGGTGGAGGCGGCGAGGTCGGAGTCGGCCTTCGCCGTGGGCCTCTCCGTGCTGCTGACCACCATGACCGGCTCCATAGGCGAGGTGGTGGAGGCGCTGCGGCGTGCAGGCCTGCGGGACGGCGTGAAGGTGGCCATCGGAGGCGCCTGCACCACCCCGGAGATGGTGGAGCGCTACGGGGTGGATGCCCTGGGACGCGACGCCGTGGAGGCGGTGCGCATCTTCTCCGAATGGGCGGCATGA